GCCAGGCAGCGCAGGATGGAAACTGGATTTTCAAGGCAGTGCTCGCGGTAAGCGCGGCGTTGGCGATCGGGATGGCCGTCGTGGCCGGCACGATGAGCCAGGCGAAGGCCGCTGCCGTGACCCTCGAGGGCATCGCGCGCAATCCCGAAGCGGCGAGCAAGGTCATGACGCCCATGATCATAGCGCTCGCGCTCATCGAGTCGCTCGTCATCTACGCCCTCGTCATCGCGTTCCTCCTGCAGGGAAAAATCTAAGAACATTTTGCAGACGGAGAGGATCGGGCACGCCCCTCTCGCTTACGGCTCGCTCGCTCAGACGCCGTTCGCTCACCTGCGCATTCGGCGCCGCAGCATCACAGGCTTAGATGGCGGCGCCTCCTGACGCCGCTCGAGGAGCATCCCCGATCCTCTCCGTCAAGTCGGTACTCTGAGGCAGCGATTCCGGAAACAAAAAGGCCGGGGTTTCATACCCCGGCCTTGCGCGGTCTTCATAAAATTTAATAACCCAATATTATCAACTAAATAGCTACGGATTGGGTTCCGGCTGCCCCTATAGTGCAATATGGTGCAATGAATGTATGCACCATATTGCACTATAAGACAGACAAGAGTCTTACATTAACAATCG
This portion of the bacterium genome encodes:
- a CDS encoding ATP synthase F0 subunit C, producing MKRIAVFFSCALASLAPAIANAQVGQAAQDGNWIFKAVLAVSAALAIGMAVVAGTMSQAKAAAVTLEGIARNPEAASKVMTPMIIALALIESLVIYALVIAFLLQGKI